The genomic region GCAAATGTTAAAAGCAGAGTTTAACAAACTTCAACATATAAAAGGAACTGTTGCATTAGCGAGAGATCCGAAAAACGAAGATAGTGCAGATTCACAGTTTTATATTACTCTAACTGCACTTCCACACTTAGATTCAAATTATACTATCTTTGGTCAAGTAGTAGACGGTTTAGAGGTTTTAGAACTAATTAATTTGAATGATAAAATAATAACCATTTCTTTACAGTTATAATTAATTTCCCTAGAGGTTTCGACTTAAAAAAATGAAACCTCTTCCATTTTTCTATCTAAAGAATTAACGATATTTAAATTAGTGATCTGTGATTTCTATTATGAAAAGCTGTTTTCTTTTCTAATAAATAACTACTCTTAGAAAAGTATTAATAAAAAAAGCCATCAATTATGATGGCCTATTTTTTTTGAATTTAGAATTGATGAAAGTAGTTTAAAAATAATAAGAGAAGAAATAATACCTAAGATAATCCATGATGAATCTATTCTAAGGTTTTTTTGAGCTAAGCCCTCTCCTGGAGAAAGGACTTTTTCTTCAATCGTATTTTCCACTTATCTAAACATTGATTCAGCAATTAAAACTGCTGCGTACAAGAAAGCAGAACAAGGAACAGCTGCAATATATTTCAACCATTTTGTATCTTCATTTAAATGCATATAAAAATAAGCAACTAAGAAAGCCTTACCAAGAGCTAAACCAACCAGCGAAGAAGCTTTCAGAGAATAAGCGACACTTAACTCAGGAATAATTAATTCAACTCCAGTTAAAATTGCTAATGCAAAGAAAATTATTATATATAATTTTTTGTGACTATGGTGATGAGTTTCAGACATTATATTTCCCCTTATCTTTTTTCACTACTGTTTACTAAAAGACCGACATCAATCATCATTTTATTAATACCGTTCT from Halobacteriovorax sp. HLS harbors:
- a CDS encoding cytochrome C oxidase subunit IV family protein, coding for MSETHHHSHKKLYIIIFFALAILTGVELIIPELSVAYSLKASSLVGLALGKAFLVAYFYMHLNEDTKWLKYIAAVPCSAFLYAAVLIAESMFR